The window aaatcGTCACTGTCCATGTGAAATCACAAGATTActtatatattaaataatttttgggaataaaacaaggggcaaaaaACTAAGGTtacaactaagggtgtcaattgggacagttcccggtatttgggacgggacggtaccggtatcggtaccaaaagtgccaatcccagtattgtcccatttagttaacgggaccaaacctagatcccagtcccgattactagcgggacgggacggtactGGTTCTTAAACGGTCCTAagcactgtagaaaaagggagaagtttaattttttctaacaaggcgggtttattagtgttgtggaatttgttcactatcatgaaatctaagttgtctactgctttttgtaaagcaacttaaattatgaaatcatagttttacttcttcaaacttccTAAGATCACATataataagcttctcattttttaaaatctagagaagtcttacaaaatggaagaatcccgttgtatttcctttttgattttcccaaacaaaactttatttatcacacatgtcacatggtgGTATGGTATGAAGTATGAAGTGCAAAAAGAaagaacctggtagatgtagttggtcgagggaggagggagtagcactgtaACAGATTttgtgaggagagacttcaagctacggctATTgacctgttcttcctcttcatattcaaaaggcaattagtgaaaccctaatgagtcgtaattcttatacccttttttttaaaaaaaagatcttatatactctttctttttaaacggtactagtagtttcggtaccatccagtacctaattggtatttcggtactggtaccgttgggaatcccgtcccagaaccgtctcgtcccatttatcattcggtaccaaaatcagataccagtaccatcccatttactaatgaGACGGTCCGGTACCTggttttagcgggacggtattgggacggttcccggttccggtcccaaattgacacccttagttacAACGGATCTTTATTCCCTCCAGTTCCCTAACCGAcctagttccccagttcctctaacaagggggttggaatgaccaccctgcccctgcTCGAACACTCTGCCTGGGTGAAATCCACCAccacccctattagaggaactgggggaCTGGGTCGGATAGGGAAGtggagaagataattttccGGTTAAAACTTCTTTGTTCACCTACTTGGTGACCACAAGATGCACTCATATATCTAAAACACTCATTTCTTCTTTACATTGATTTGGAATATTTGGTTATCTTTATACTTATGAATGAATATGTAATTATTTAAACATTAAGGAATTGTATGCttaattaagatttttttttttttttttgaattttggatATTATAATCGTATCTGAAAAGGATTAAGAACTAGAACCGGCCCATCCATTGGGGCAATCTTGTCGATGGACCTAGCATAAGACGGATGATTTGATTTAAGCAATGTAATGGGCTAATCATGTAATCAAAATTGTTTCATAAATGGAGAGATTTTCATATTAAGCACTTAGTTAAAATTTAGGGTCCTATCTTGATTATATTAACCACCTATCATAGATTCATAGTATTAGAAAGGAATGACAAAAAATCACCATTAGTCTAAAAccattcaaagaaaattttaattttctaaacATGGTGGAACCAGGGTTTTAAAAGAGCCAGAATTGGCCTCCAGAAATAGGGTTCAGATGATTCCAAATCAACTTGAATTGGGAACGAGTTCGACCGATTCCCCCTTTCCGATTCCGTTTTTTAAAACGGTGGATGGAAGTCTATAAATTCTGtcgaggaagagagaaaaatgaaggGGGCAGACAAACGCATGGAGAAACACAGAGGTGGCATTAGCTTGTGAGACTTGTTTGGATGTTcagaaatgaatagaaaagaaaaggaaaagaagctgacatgaaaatcaatttccaattttccattttcatttcgcCGCTTTTCGGAAAAGAAGCTGGCATGAGAATCTGAGGAATCATTGGAaataatgaatagaaaagaaaaggaaaagaagctgacatgaaaatcaatttccaattttccattttcatttcgcCGCTTTTCGGAAAAGAAGCTGGCATGAGAATCTGAGGAATCATTGGGCGCTATTTCCAAAATAATCAGTCGTTTCAGCACGTGTTTCTTTGTTTGCCTCAAATTCCCTATGAAGAATGAACACGTCATGGGTGACGGAAGCGCTAACGTGCTGTGAACCTCAACTGAATCGGAATCTCTCACATGACAACCATAacatcacattttttttttttttcttttcaattcacTATCATTTCCTGCCAAATCACACTTCCACGTCAGCAACCCGCTTGATTTCTAAACTCTGCCAGGTGTACGGAGCATAGAACAGCTCGGACTTCGCTGAGGACAACGAAGCAAACACCCCATCTATTCGAGagaaatataaagaaaaggaaaattatatTTATAAAGGATGCCACGTATGAACATGTTAATAACTGTACTTGTGGTTTGCTTCGTTGTACGTCATACGCCAGCTGTCATCCCACCGCTCATATGGATACGGCGAGAACGAGAACTCTTCTTTCGATGATAATAAACTCCTCAGAGAAAGGGAGACAAATAGAGAGAATCAGCCGGGCAACAATGTAAAAAACACCTCTTCCGCTCTCTCTCTCGCACGCGAGACATCTGGCTCTTCCCATCTCATCCCTTCTCTGCTCTTTGAAGTTGTGGAGCGAAGTCGAGACTCGATAGGAATCAGTGTTCGAAAGAAAACCTCTCCAGGCCCCAAGGCTCCatcaatctcttcttcttcgataTGGAAAAGGAGATGGGGATGCCTGTGGCTTCCCTCCATAAGAACAGCTCATCGTCTTCGACGGTCCGGTTTCTTGGCCTCCTAAAACAGCCGGATTCCGATTCGGTGCCCTTGGAATTGGACGAAAGCGAGGTGGTTTGGTCAGCTGAGCTCTCCGATTCCCCTCAATCTGATTCCCTCGGTTCGATTCGCTCTTCCTCCTCTACTGTACTACCGACTTCCCCTCCCGATCATCGCCACCGCCAATATCGGCCGGAAAGATTCGGTCTTTCGGCAGCTTTGTCGGACGACCGCCGCCCGCTTGTGCAGAGAAAACCATCCCTGAATCCTTCACTGTCCGCCGCTAGTGCGGCAAGAACGATTCCACCAGTGCCCGTTCCACGCTCCGGGGGATCAACCTCTGAAGACTTTTCAAACTCATCTTCAGGCAGAACCAAGTTTCATCAGTCTGCTCCAGTGAACGTGCCAGTCTGGATTAGGGGGGTTGTCAATGGAGGCCATGGATCTTCCAATTTGGGGACTTTCAACGAGGACGATGAGGACACGGTGGAGGAGATGCTACCACCGCACGAGATCGTGGCAAGGTCACATGCCACCACTTTCTCTATGTTCGAAGGGGTGGGGCGGACACTCAAAGGAAGGGATCTACGCCGTGTCCGGAATGCCGTTTTCCAGAAGACAGGTTTTCTAGACTGAAACTTGAAACCCCCAGTGACCTTATCTCTATGCcgctttttatttatttggtgaTGCATCTCCTGTCAAAACGTTCCTCACAGGAAATTGTAATATTTCAGGTCCTCTTtttatctatattttttttggaaacttttgTTCATAGGGGAATTCGTTGTCTTTGTGTTAATTATGGTTGATTACATTTTTTCATGAATTGATACTTGATGTCAACTTGTATTTATTAGACTGGAAATTTAAGAAGAAAGGTTTGGCTTTCCAATTTTTATGTGatttctttggttttggtttgctATGATTAACAAATGAGCAGTGGGATGACCATCCATGAATAGGTTTAGTTCATTAGCCCAGAACAAAGGAGAGAGTCTTGTGGCCTGTTCTGATCTGAATCAGGATGAGGGACTTGCCCAAAACTAAACCTGTTCGGAAATAGGGAACAAGATAGAAACTAGAAGATTCTAGGTCATAGCATCTTATCTTTTGTTAATGGACTTAATGCAAAGCTTCTTTGACTAAGGAAACACCCTCTTTCATGGTTTATTCACATTTATGTTGAGATTTTATCATACTAAACAGTCTTGAAGAAATGGAAAGCATGcatggaatggaagaagaacaaaatagCTTCCTTAATAAATATTCCATTCCACAAGTTCTTTTATAATATACATGGTGAAAACCAAGTAATTGATCATTAAGAGTTCTATGTCAAAGCAAAAGTTAAAAcaagtaaatcaaaagttgaaaCAAGTAAATGATAAATTTACAATCATGTTTCTCAATACAAATGTCTGTTCAATGCACATCTTATATTAGTTGTGATGTTATTGTCCACTTTGCTTGGAAAAATCTTTTAACTGCAAGTTACCATGTATTAATAGGAACTAGGTGGGGATAGAAAACAACATAAATTGAAACGGCTAAGGCAGAGAGAGGAACAGATGAATGTGCAAATGAGCTCACATGTTCTGTGGTATTGAACTCAAGGCCATTTTGTGACCTTGAACACTTTCAAAGCAATATCAATTCCCATTGGGATCTCCGAGATGAAGAGCAGAACATTCAAAGCATTCAAGTTAATATGGAGATTCCTCGCTGTCTCGCTTCCCTTCTACATTGGAGGAACAAGCACGGCTGCAGCTGCCCATAACACAGTGATTGTTGTACCAGAACAACCATGCAAACAATAACACATGAGAATTCTGCATGCAAACCTCCCCCAGCCCACCTGATTGAGTTGAATTGGGAatggaaacagagaagaagaaaaaaacaaaagaagacttTGAGCTCTCTCCATAGTGTAAAATAAGTTCTCCATTCCATGCTGTGCAAGAGCAACTGACTACAATTGCAGAGGGGTCCCTTCatgggtttttttgggtttcggggGGCTGTGTTGGGCATCTGAACCTCGTCTGTGGGACAGTAAGGAGGTAATGATATGCATTCTTTTGGACAATCCAGGTTTTTGGAGTGGGGGTTGGGGATCTGAATTTCATCTGTAAGAGAGGGAGGGGGTAATGATATGCATTTTGGATGGTGAAAGCGCATTGTTTTGGTCATTACCTGCTCCTGCAAATAGATGGGGTCCTGGAAACGGCTTTCCTGTTGCAGAACCAACTCGAACACCCTAAATCCCAAGAGTATCGAACTTGATTCAAGTGTTGATCCCTGTAGGAACCATTCATCAACTCCTTCCTCTCCTGAATTTTGGAAATAATCATTACTTAACATTCATTATTATGCAGTTCAATGCTACCAGATCAATAATCGCCACAAGCTGATGACAAAGGTACTGATTTCCTACATAAACACTTGATGAGAAATTGTCTGCTGTCCTTACAGACACAAGCTGATGACAAAGGTACTGATTTCCTATGTAAACACTTGATGAGAAATTGTCTGCTATCCTTGAAGAAATTTATTACCTCTGTGAATGGAGCAACAATTATAATGGTTGATAATTTGCAATTGTGGGGTGAAACAAGCCATATAAACACCTGCTTTTCTGGTAATTCACGGGAAAGTAGATTGGTCATATAGTACCATCAGATGAGACCATGAGAGCTCTCCTGCTTGAGCCTATCTTATCAATTGGATGATCCATATTAACGGGCGTTAGGATTTGGTTTGCATCCAAATCCCATGCCCACAAGGAATCGGGATTTGAGTGCCGCGCCTCTTAAGAATTGGTGCCCTGACTGCCTCTTCTACTCTCGTCTTCGTCTCTCCCAAATCCTGAGTGAGTGTCTCTATGGATCTCCGTCATTGTCCTTGGATTTGTAGGGTGGTTTGCTGTGAAGAATCGTCTTCCCACAACCTAGTAGCGAGATCGTCATGAAGCCTGCGTTATCGGAGTTAATGCGGATTGAAGCATAGAGCAACCAGACCCTTTCTGCTGCGTGGGAAACATCGTTGAAGTAATGCCCTAACCCGTGTTGCTTCCGTTTCACAACGGGCATATGCCCTGATGCAGATCAAGATGATTATTCAAAAACATGTACTTCTTTTAGATCTACTGGAAATAATTTGGCAATTGGTTCATTGTTTTTTGGAGAGCTGGATCACAGTGAACCATCTCAGGAATTAGTCCATTATGATGTCCCATGGTTCGAGCCCTTTTGCCACCACCAGTTTAAGATGGGGGACTCATGGTTTCGCTTTTTATATTTCAAGGTTTAAGGGTCAAGTTTAAATGTTTAATGGCTTTCTCCAGCAAGCGATATCAATGTCAGAGAATGCTTTAGAGCTGTGTTCAGTTTGTGCGATAGTGGTCTGCACAATGcgattctcttttttttaaatactgaTTATGCTCATGATAATTGTGGTTATTATAATCAACTAAAGCAGTCTAAATTAACTATCGGCTATGTATCGATCCACCAAAGGGTACAGaatttctcctctcttttttatccCTTGAAATACTAAAGTGTTAAACCAAAAAGCTGCATGTGCTTGATAATATACCTCAGTGAGCTACTGGATTTTGGCTTCCACAGGCGAAAGGGAAACCGATGCCGTAGCTTCAGCCGCTCCTTCTGGCTGACGCAACTGGGGCATGCTTTATCTGCTTCTTCAGCTCATTGATCTCGTCCTGGATCGTCCTTACGCTACGCCATTGCCAACCAGACACCAAGCCCACAGCGTATTGAAGAACAACCCAAAGTCTGCGAGACAGGGAGTAAGATCAGAGATGAACAACTGGACTGGATTGCAGCCGCTACAGTCAACAAAGGAGGGGTGAGAATGAGAGATTTGGGAGTAAGATCAAATATGACCTTGCCTCTAAGTCTGCGAGACAGGGCGAACAAAGATTATCGAACTGCTAGGCGCCTCGCTCTCAGTGAAAGAGTTTCCAAGCATTTCACTTCCACAATGAAGAAAAACTTCATTTGAAGCTACAATCAAGGGCCAACCGATCAAGCACCCTGCACCTTGATCAACTTTACACAGGGGATTGGCCCATTGGACCCCATTTAAGAGGAAACTCCCCACTATTGTTTCAAAAAAAATCGACCGAGTCAGCCGACCTGAATCGGAATTGATCATGACAGATCACAGATCTGATTCCAGTCATTTCGGAACGTTCAATTGTATTGTTTTTTAGATTGGATCGCTGAGTTTTCCAGATAGAGGGGCCGATTCTGATCGATAAGGATTGATTTGAACCCCAATTCCGAGTTTGAAATCCTTGATTCGAcctgattccgagttgaaaatCCTTGGCCCCCACCTTGATTTTGGCAAAGCGAAAGCTTGATTAAGCATACAACTTGGGCCCGAGACTGTGACATGGCTATGCAGTAAGGCTCATTTAGCGTgatggatccacatcctctacttccattctatgtacttccatcctacttccctCGCTTCTCAACCCGCCATCTGTCTTTTTGAGCATCCAACGACTGGGATTCaatgaattaaaatttttttgaatttcacttTAGCCCTATCTGAACCACTATAAACCCCACTcaatccaacccaacccaaccggTTCTTAtcgatcaaaccaaaccaaagtccattgaagaagaagagacagaaaTGGAGTCATTGAAGATGAGACTCTTCGCCGCTGTGATCCTCATGGTCTTGGCCGTCTCGGCGGTTCAGAATGTAGTAGCAACTGAAGCTCCGACAATAGAACGAAAACGAACTAGACTCAGGACAACTTCACCTATAACTTGGAATCCATCACATTCACTTACACTTTCCCGACCTTGAGTTTCCTCTCAGCTTGACTTCCAAGACCCTCTCCATCTTCGCTAACATAGCCTGGTTAGGAACAGCTTTCCCGTTCTCATACTCCTGAACCA is drawn from Telopea speciosissima isolate NSW1024214 ecotype Mountain lineage chromosome 1, Tspe_v1, whole genome shotgun sequence and contains these coding sequences:
- the LOC122649072 gene encoding uncharacterized protein LOC122649072, which gives rise to MEKEMGMPVASLHKNSSSSSTVRFLGLLKQPDSDSVPLELDESEVVWSAELSDSPQSDSLGSIRSSSSTVLPTSPPDHRHRQYRPERFGLSAALSDDRRPLVQRKPSLNPSLSAASAARTIPPVPVPRSGGSTSEDFSNSSSGRTKFHQSAPVNVPVWIRGVVNGGHGSSNLGTFNEDDEDTVEEMLPPHEIVARSHATTFSMFEGVGRTLKGRDLRRVRNAVFQKTGFLD